One region of gamma proteobacterium HIMB55 genomic DNA includes:
- a CDS encoding putative ABC-type transport system involved in lysophospholipase L1 biosynthesis, ATPase component (PFAM: ABC transporter) — protein MIKTSQLNKSVKTAEADLEILRGIDLEIKRGETAAIVGTSGSGKSTLLGLLAGLDSPSGGDIYLDDTNIVQLDEDERAVLRSQKVGFVFQSFQLLPALTALENVMLPLELAGRDDARVMAEDYLARVGLGERLHHYPRTLSGGEQQRVAIARAFAAKPLILFADEPTGNLDTATGAKIIELLFGLNEEEGTTLVLVTHDNTLADRCQRKLVMTAGQLSETA, from the coding sequence ATGATCAAAACATCCCAATTGAATAAGTCTGTAAAAACCGCTGAGGCGGATTTAGAGATCCTGCGAGGGATCGATTTGGAAATCAAGCGTGGAGAAACCGCGGCAATTGTGGGTACGTCGGGCTCGGGCAAGTCGACCTTGCTCGGCTTACTCGCTGGCCTTGATAGTCCCTCGGGTGGCGACATTTACCTCGATGACACCAATATTGTGCAACTCGATGAGGATGAGAGGGCCGTACTGCGGAGCCAAAAAGTGGGCTTCGTGTTCCAAAGTTTCCAATTGCTACCCGCGCTAACTGCGCTCGAGAACGTCATGCTACCGCTCGAGCTTGCAGGAAGGGATGATGCTCGCGTGATGGCCGAAGATTATTTAGCGCGCGTTGGGCTTGGCGAGCGTTTACACCATTACCCTCGAACGCTTTCAGGTGGAGAGCAGCAGCGCGTTGCTATCGCTCGTGCTTTCGCTGCAAAGCCGCTCATTCTTTTTGCGGATGAACCCACAGGTAACCTTGATACAGCAACGGGCGCTAAGATTATTGAGCTGTTGTTTGGGCTCAACGAGGAGGAGGGCACGACACTCGTTCTAGTAACCCATGACAATACGCTTGCTGATCGTTGCCAGCGCAAGCTAGTCATGACAGCAGGTCAATTGAGCGAAACTGCATGA
- a CDS encoding Fe-S oxidoreductase (PFAM: Domain of unknown function (DUF3362); Radical SAM superfamily; Radical SAM N-terminal~TIGRFAM: uncharacterized radical SAM protein YgiQ), which yields MNEKPTDIFSHRKYWAECFGPAPWLPMSRAEMDQLGWDSCDIIIVTGDAYVDHPSFGMAVIGRVLEGQGFRVGIISQPDWRSAEAFRALGKPNLFFGIAAGNMDSMINHYTADKKRRNDDAYTAGDIAGKRPDRAVTVYSQRAREAYKDVPVVIGGIEASLRRMAHYDYWSDKVRRSVLVDSKADILLYGNAERAIVDLAHGLAEGKTIEQLRHLRGTAYVTTAPEPGYRVIDSTSVDQPGKVDPHLNPYQGMEPEVCETEAAKSDEDTADPQQSQEPVQVVSLLASSAPSRDVIRLPSFEAVKDDPVLYAHAARVMHKETNPHNALALIQAHGDREVWFNPPPIPLSTPELDWVFEQPYQRRPHPDYGDAKIPALEMIQHSVNIMRGCFGGCTFCSITEHEGRIIQNRSEDSIVREIEKIRDTSPNFTGVISDLGGPTANMWRLACKSEEIESKCRKLSCVFPGICKNLNTDQTPLIHLYRRARAIPGIKKVLIASGLRYDIAVETPEYVKELVTHHVGGYLKIAPEHTEEGPLDQMMKPGIGTYDRFKNLFDKYSKAAGKKQYLIPYFIAAHPGTTDNDMVNLALWLKRNKFRADQVQTFYPSPMALATAMYHSEKNPLKKVDRDSKHVPAVRSIKQRRLHKAFLRYHDSDNWPALRDALKKIGRRDLIGNGAMHLVPSRQPPKRHRVVKTKGTTPFRTKHTKQF from the coding sequence GTGAACGAAAAACCGACAGACATATTCTCACACCGCAAGTATTGGGCGGAGTGCTTTGGGCCTGCACCGTGGCTCCCTATGTCCCGTGCTGAGATGGATCAGCTGGGCTGGGATAGTTGTGACATCATCATCGTTACTGGTGACGCCTACGTTGATCACCCCAGCTTTGGTATGGCGGTGATCGGGCGTGTGCTCGAGGGGCAAGGGTTTCGGGTAGGCATCATCTCGCAGCCCGATTGGCGCAGCGCCGAGGCTTTCCGGGCACTAGGCAAACCAAACCTGTTCTTTGGCATCGCCGCAGGAAACATGGACTCGATGATCAATCACTACACCGCGGACAAAAAGCGGCGTAATGATGATGCCTACACGGCGGGCGACATTGCGGGCAAGCGGCCGGACCGTGCCGTAACTGTTTACAGCCAAAGGGCGCGTGAAGCCTACAAAGATGTCCCTGTTGTCATTGGTGGCATTGAGGCCAGCCTTCGGCGCATGGCGCACTACGATTATTGGAGTGACAAGGTTCGTCGCTCGGTGCTCGTCGACAGTAAAGCCGACATATTGCTCTACGGAAACGCCGAGCGCGCCATTGTTGATTTGGCGCATGGTCTGGCGGAAGGCAAGACGATTGAACAACTCCGACACCTGCGCGGCACAGCGTATGTGACAACAGCGCCGGAGCCAGGATACCGAGTCATTGACTCAACATCTGTGGACCAACCCGGCAAAGTTGATCCGCACCTCAATCCCTACCAAGGCATGGAGCCTGAAGTGTGTGAGACCGAGGCTGCCAAATCCGATGAAGACACTGCAGACCCACAGCAGAGTCAGGAACCAGTCCAAGTAGTGTCTCTCCTCGCGAGTAGTGCCCCTTCGCGGGACGTTATTCGCCTACCCAGCTTTGAGGCCGTCAAAGACGATCCTGTGCTTTACGCACACGCAGCACGCGTCATGCACAAAGAAACCAACCCACATAACGCGCTAGCGCTGATTCAAGCGCACGGTGACCGGGAAGTTTGGTTTAATCCGCCACCGATCCCCCTGAGCACACCTGAACTTGACTGGGTGTTCGAGCAGCCTTACCAACGGCGTCCACACCCGGATTATGGTGACGCAAAAATCCCTGCGCTTGAAATGATTCAGCACTCAGTGAATATCATGCGCGGCTGTTTCGGCGGCTGTACCTTTTGTTCGATCACTGAACATGAGGGACGAATCATTCAGAATCGTTCGGAGGATTCGATTGTTCGCGAGATCGAAAAAATTCGTGACACCAGCCCGAATTTCACAGGTGTCATATCAGACTTGGGTGGGCCTACCGCCAACATGTGGCGTTTAGCCTGCAAAAGCGAAGAGATCGAGTCAAAGTGCCGTAAGCTCAGTTGCGTCTTCCCAGGTATCTGCAAAAACCTGAATACCGATCAAACGCCGCTGATTCACCTATACCGACGCGCACGAGCGATTCCAGGCATCAAAAAAGTACTCATTGCCTCGGGCTTGAGATACGACATCGCCGTCGAAACCCCCGAATACGTGAAAGAACTGGTCACCCATCACGTTGGCGGCTACCTCAAAATTGCGCCCGAACACACCGAGGAAGGCCCACTCGATCAAATGATGAAACCGGGCATAGGCACCTACGATCGGTTTAAAAATTTGTTCGATAAGTACTCTAAGGCCGCCGGCAAAAAACAGTACTTAATCCCCTACTTTATTGCCGCACACCCGGGTACTACTGACAACGACATGGTGAATCTTGCCTTGTGGCTAAAGCGCAATAAGTTCCGCGCAGATCAGGTGCAAACCTTCTATCCATCGCCCATGGCGTTGGCAACGGCGATGTACCACAGTGAGAAAAATCCGCTGAAGAAGGTAGATCGCGACAGCAAGCACGTTCCAGCGGTCAGAAGCATCAAGCAGCGCCGTCTGCACAAGGCGTTTTTGCGATACCACGACTCAGATAACTGGCCCGCACTTCGAGATGCACTAAAAAAGATTGGTCGGCGTGACCTTATTGGCAACGGGGCAATGCACCTCGTTCCCTCACGACAGCCGCCCAAGAGACACCGCGTTGTGAAAACCAAAGGAACAACGCCCTTCAGAACCAAGCATACAAAGCAGTTTTAG
- a CDS encoding rubrerythrin (PFAM: Rubrerythrin), with amino-acid sequence MELKGSATEQNLKDAFAGESQANRRYLYFASKADVEGYNDVAAVFRSTAEGETGHAHGHLEYLEAVGDPATGLPMGDTVKNLEASIAGETHEYTDMYPGMAKTARDEGFDEIADWFETLAKAERSHANRFQKALDNLDA; translated from the coding sequence ATGGAACTGAAAGGTAGTGCAACCGAACAGAACCTAAAAGACGCCTTTGCAGGTGAGTCGCAAGCTAACCGTCGCTACCTCTACTTCGCCTCAAAAGCGGACGTAGAAGGCTACAACGATGTTGCTGCGGTATTCCGCTCAACAGCAGAAGGTGAGACTGGCCACGCGCACGGCCACCTCGAGTACCTCGAAGCTGTAGGCGATCCCGCAACAGGCTTGCCTATGGGCGACACTGTTAAGAACCTAGAAGCATCAATCGCTGGTGAGACCCACGAGTACACTGATATGTACCCAGGCATGGCGAAGACTGCACGGGACGAAGGTTTCGACGAAATCGCAGACTGGTTCGAAACACTTGCGAAAGCGGAGCGTAGCCACGCAAACCGCTTCCAAAAAGCACTCGATAACCTCGACGCATAA
- a CDS encoding glycine/D-amino acid oxidase, deaminating (PFAM: FAD dependent oxidoreductase) produces the protein MSKEKQGIDRRAFNRLMLSSIAMSSAANRASAEGDRRHIAVIGAGIVGSSIAYNLAKQSARVTLIDRSTVGGATSHGTFAWINATWAKQPRHYHAFNQLGIKAWHRLQSELNVPVRWGGSLEWFSSESRQRRLADDIAEQQLWGEPARMIGVTEAKGLEPAASFGGAERIAYSPRDGAVDARFASQRMVKAAEKLGLTLLENCSVNGVTTAANGQSVLQTTCGDIKVDKYVIATGADPDATRLLAGIDIPQRSTPGVIVVTEPLPMMLNTIFVAPGVHIHQRLDGRIVLGEQDGAPDNTAHKQRLASYPTRFPSREIAQQHANRLVATARQFLPSLPKDIGVEDVVIGWRPLPLDGHPVIGPSPAAANSYIAIMHSGVSLGPVVGEMVSDELINGSDREELAVYRALRDFQRIKRY, from the coding sequence GTGTCAAAGGAAAAGCAGGGTATTGATCGCCGCGCATTTAACCGCTTAATGCTGTCATCAATAGCGATGTCTTCAGCCGCAAACAGGGCGAGCGCAGAGGGCGATAGGCGTCATATCGCGGTCATCGGTGCCGGTATCGTGGGGTCGAGCATTGCCTACAATCTGGCGAAGCAGAGTGCGCGCGTGACGCTGATCGATCGGTCTACGGTAGGCGGTGCAACGAGTCACGGCACCTTTGCGTGGATTAATGCAACGTGGGCGAAGCAGCCCCGGCATTATCATGCGTTCAACCAACTTGGGATAAAAGCTTGGCATCGTTTGCAGAGCGAGCTGAATGTACCCGTTAGATGGGGTGGTTCCCTCGAGTGGTTTTCGTCTGAGTCCCGCCAGCGTCGACTTGCTGACGACATAGCGGAGCAGCAGCTCTGGGGTGAGCCCGCGAGAATGATCGGCGTGACCGAGGCTAAGGGTCTCGAACCCGCTGCTAGCTTCGGTGGGGCAGAGCGGATAGCGTACTCACCTCGCGATGGTGCAGTTGATGCAAGATTTGCCTCGCAACGGATGGTAAAGGCGGCAGAAAAATTAGGTTTAACGTTGCTCGAAAACTGCAGTGTTAACGGAGTCACTACTGCCGCCAATGGGCAGTCAGTGCTTCAAACGACATGCGGCGATATCAAAGTCGATAAGTATGTTATTGCGACCGGGGCTGATCCTGATGCAACCCGATTACTGGCCGGAATCGACATTCCACAGCGCTCAACGCCGGGAGTCATCGTGGTAACAGAACCTTTGCCCATGATGCTAAACACCATTTTTGTGGCGCCCGGTGTTCATATCCACCAACGCTTGGACGGTCGAATTGTATTAGGAGAGCAAGATGGCGCCCCTGACAACACAGCCCATAAACAGCGACTTGCCAGCTACCCAACGCGTTTCCCATCGAGGGAAATAGCGCAACAGCACGCAAACAGGCTCGTGGCAACGGCACGACAGTTCTTACCGTCATTGCCTAAAGACATTGGCGTAGAGGACGTGGTCATCGGCTGGCGGCCGCTTCCACTCGATGGCCATCCGGTTATAGGCCCCAGCCCAGCTGCCGCCAACAGCTATATCGCCATTATGCACAGTGGTGTGTCGCTTGGCCCTGTCGTGGGTGAAATGGTGTCTGATGAGTTAATTAATGGTTCAGATAGAGAGGAGCTCGCGGTATATCGAGCATTGAGAGATTTTCAGCGCATCAAACGGTACTAA
- a CDS encoding Protein of unknown function (DUF3501) (PFAM: Protein of unknown function (DUF3501)): protein MPHLTRSDLWSLEQYSEQRESFRAEVLAHKKTRQLALGENARIYFEDALTIRYQVQEMLRIEKVFEVAGIEEELEAYNPLIPDGTNWKATFMIEFGDPAVRAERLREMRGIENCINLEIEGHGVAQVIADEDLERETEEKTSAVHFMRFELSTDQIAALKDGAKLFASVEHAAYPIPRFEVAQATRDALTKDLVLTSH from the coding sequence ATGCCTCATTTGACACGCAGCGATCTCTGGTCGCTAGAACAGTACTCTGAACAGCGCGAAAGCTTCCGCGCTGAAGTGCTTGCGCACAAGAAAACGCGCCAGCTTGCCCTCGGGGAAAACGCCCGCATCTACTTTGAAGATGCGCTAACCATCCGCTACCAGGTTCAAGAAATGCTTCGTATCGAGAAGGTTTTTGAGGTTGCTGGTATCGAGGAAGAACTTGAAGCTTACAACCCGCTTATTCCCGATGGCACCAACTGGAAAGCGACGTTCATGATTGAATTCGGTGACCCAGCGGTGCGCGCTGAGCGACTCCGCGAGATGCGCGGCATTGAAAACTGTATCAACCTCGAAATCGAAGGCCATGGTGTAGCGCAGGTTATTGCTGATGAAGACCTTGAGCGGGAGACAGAAGAGAAGACATCTGCAGTGCACTTCATGCGCTTTGAGCTCTCAACAGATCAAATCGCAGCGCTCAAAGATGGCGCCAAGCTTTTTGCAAGTGTTGAGCACGCTGCCTACCCTATCCCTCGCTTTGAGGTTGCTCAGGCAACACGAGATGCATTGACCAAGGATCTCGTGCTCACCTCGCACTGA
- a CDS encoding Ion transport protein (PFAM: Ion transport protein), which yields MSEARPIRDRVETVIFGTETRAGNLFDLTLLILILASVCVVMLDSIEAYHAAYGNVFRWVELGFTLIFAVEYLTRLWCLRRPAVYAISFWGVVDLLAILPTFLTLFVPEASSLIVIRVLRVLRVFRILHLFELHEEYIEIIGLMRATARSIMVFFSIVMVTVVVFGCLLYVIDGPEHGFVSIPMSIYWAVVTITTVGYGDVVPGTPMGRFVASIGILIGYSILAVPTAIVTSKLWERLGSRRAAQTLAWNCPVCAGVDHANDAQHCKHCGADLEVPDELREQKPQLP from the coding sequence ATGAGCGAGGCACGGCCGATAAGAGATCGGGTCGAAACTGTCATATTCGGTACAGAAACGCGTGCAGGTAATCTCTTCGACCTGACGCTCCTCATTCTCATCCTCGCCAGTGTATGTGTAGTCATGCTGGATTCGATTGAGGCCTATCACGCGGCTTACGGCAACGTCTTCCGTTGGGTCGAACTGGGCTTCACTCTAATATTTGCGGTTGAGTACCTAACGCGACTTTGGTGCTTACGACGTCCCGCTGTCTATGCCATCAGTTTCTGGGGCGTGGTGGATCTCTTGGCCATCCTGCCGACCTTTCTGACGTTATTTGTGCCCGAGGCCTCATCACTCATCGTCATTAGGGTGCTTCGCGTTTTACGGGTCTTCCGTATCTTGCATCTCTTCGAGTTGCACGAAGAATACATCGAGATCATCGGACTAATGCGGGCTACCGCACGATCGATCATGGTGTTCTTCTCGATCGTAATGGTGACAGTCGTTGTCTTCGGTTGCCTGCTCTACGTGATTGATGGACCGGAGCACGGCTTTGTCAGCATCCCGATGAGTATTTACTGGGCCGTCGTCACGATAACAACGGTCGGGTACGGGGATGTCGTCCCGGGAACGCCGATGGGCCGGTTCGTCGCCTCGATTGGTATTTTGATCGGTTATTCGATTTTGGCTGTGCCGACAGCCATCGTAACCAGTAAACTGTGGGAGAGATTGGGATCCCGCCGAGCCGCGCAAACGCTAGCATGGAACTGTCCGGTATGTGCCGGCGTAGATCATGCTAACGATGCGCAACACTGCAAACACTGTGGTGCGGATCTCGAGGTCCCTGACGAGCTGAGAGAGCAAAAGCCACAACTCCCGTGA
- a CDS encoding lysophospholipase L1-like esterase (PFAM: GDSL-like Lipase/Acylhydrolase) encodes MPNTLLLGPLLLIGTVISATATAEAPAKILVVGDSLSAAYGLNMEQGWVSLLEQRLQTPFEGATVINASISGETTRGGAYRLPPLLKDHNPTLVIIELGGNDGLRALPIKQMRENLTLMTSDSLTAGAKVLLLAAEAPPNLGRRYTSLFRGIYEQLAENERVETLPFIVENVFLNPSLMQSDGIHPNAEAQPMLVDVVWSTLLMMLEEK; translated from the coding sequence GTGCCAAACACCCTACTTTTGGGCCCGCTACTGCTGATTGGCACCGTAATAAGTGCCACCGCAACCGCGGAAGCGCCGGCAAAAATTCTTGTTGTCGGAGACAGCCTGAGCGCAGCCTATGGTCTCAATATGGAACAAGGCTGGGTCAGTTTGCTTGAGCAACGTCTTCAAACACCGTTTGAGGGTGCAACGGTGATCAACGCAAGCATATCAGGTGAAACCACGCGCGGGGGGGCCTACAGACTCCCACCGTTGCTAAAAGACCATAACCCGACATTAGTCATCATCGAGTTGGGTGGGAACGACGGACTGCGCGCCCTTCCCATTAAGCAAATGCGTGAGAATCTGACGCTGATGACCTCCGATTCACTCACGGCTGGCGCAAAAGTACTGCTGCTTGCTGCAGAAGCACCCCCCAATCTCGGACGTCGCTATACAAGCCTGTTTAGGGGGATCTACGAGCAACTCGCCGAAAATGAGCGGGTGGAGACGTTGCCCTTTATTGTCGAAAATGTATTTTTGAATCCAAGCTTGATGCAAAGCGACGGAATCCACCCAAACGCGGAAGCCCAACCTATGCTCGTAGATGTGGTCTGGTCGACACTCCTCATGATGCTTGAGGAGAAATAA
- a CDS encoding outer membrane receptor protein (PFAM: TonB-dependent Receptor Plug Domain; TonB dependent receptor): MKFVQKSLGVAVIAALATPALAQQPMEEVVVTATKRSESIQDVPLSVSVVTGEVIERAEVRDLIDLQSVVPSLRVPQFQNSIQTNFVIRGFGNGANNPGIEPSVAVFVDGVYLSRSQARISDLPNIQQIEVLKGPQSTLYGKNASAGVISVTTKAPEFESRGSLEVGFGNYSQESVRAFYTGPLSESVAFTLSGSMLKRDGYFDNVPTGSDFNNRDRWSTRADFLAELSETSELRVILDYDEIDEVCCGTANLVNGPAGFALSALSVVPGEAYIPEDGFNFRHYGNFDTINRGENKGITVDYKTSFGDVDVRSITAYRDSYFDQPFGDVDFTAADAIGNNTGETEIKTFTQEIRLTGTTGNIDWLLGGFYFDESIDFENSIEFGAQWRNYINILVGGGDIAAGAAATDGFEALLGFAPGTFFADGDGVVETATQDNESYSFFGQMTFPLSDKTDFTVGLNYLNDDKNVTLVQENNDVFSKLDIRGADGITALTNLAYTGGFAGLGIPAISAIPPEAVPGYIQTVAATVGAIAPTDNNPFVGLEALQFLPQLLGVPNPAEPGTSNDSKTTYTASLSHAYNDNLNVYLTYGTGFKGTSWNLSRDSRPTAGERDSLAASGFMLPNNLTLGTRLAGPEEATTIELGVKYAADWGTLNAAVFEQSIEGFQSNAFLGTGFVLTNAGKQSTKGIEVDLMVRATEALTLAVSGTFLDPIYDDFTGAQLNGQPADFTGLTPAGIHKRSISAVATYNFTLNGMNGFVQADYQYDSAVDINGGGDISLNNLALEERGFRQREVSMVNASFGLTRGDWDLRVWGRNLTNDQWLITWFPAVAQTGSLTGYPNQPRTYGASLRYSF, translated from the coding sequence ATGAAGTTTGTACAAAAGTCTCTGGGCGTTGCGGTGATCGCAGCCTTGGCTACACCAGCGCTTGCGCAACAGCCTATGGAAGAAGTTGTTGTGACCGCGACGAAGCGATCCGAGTCAATTCAAGACGTACCGCTCTCTGTTAGCGTGGTAACCGGTGAGGTTATCGAGCGCGCAGAGGTTCGCGACTTAATCGATTTGCAGTCTGTTGTTCCGTCATTGCGAGTTCCGCAGTTCCAGAACTCGATTCAAACGAACTTCGTGATTCGTGGTTTCGGTAACGGCGCTAATAACCCTGGTATTGAACCCTCGGTGGCTGTATTCGTTGATGGGGTATACCTCTCGCGTTCGCAAGCACGAATTTCAGACCTTCCCAATATCCAACAGATCGAGGTTCTAAAAGGACCGCAGAGTACCCTCTACGGCAAGAACGCCTCAGCCGGTGTAATTTCTGTCACTACGAAAGCGCCAGAGTTCGAGAGTCGTGGATCGCTAGAGGTAGGGTTTGGTAACTACAGCCAGGAGTCGGTTAGAGCCTTTTATACAGGCCCGCTCTCCGAGTCTGTGGCCTTTACCTTGAGTGGTAGCATGCTCAAGCGGGACGGGTACTTCGATAACGTACCAACAGGTAGTGACTTTAATAACCGTGATCGGTGGAGCACGCGCGCCGACTTCCTCGCCGAACTCAGTGAAACAAGCGAACTCCGCGTCATTCTCGACTACGACGAAATCGATGAGGTCTGCTGTGGTACTGCCAACCTAGTCAATGGCCCGGCTGGCTTTGCTTTGTCTGCGCTCTCAGTTGTGCCCGGAGAAGCGTACATCCCCGAAGATGGCTTTAATTTCCGCCACTACGGTAACTTCGACACCATTAACCGTGGCGAAAACAAAGGCATCACTGTCGATTACAAGACCTCCTTCGGTGACGTCGATGTTCGATCGATCACAGCTTACAGAGATTCGTACTTTGACCAGCCTTTTGGCGACGTGGACTTCACTGCAGCTGATGCTATCGGCAATAACACCGGTGAAACTGAAATCAAAACCTTTACGCAAGAAATCCGACTGACGGGCACCACAGGCAATATCGACTGGCTGTTAGGCGGCTTCTACTTTGACGAGTCGATCGATTTTGAGAACAGCATTGAGTTCGGTGCTCAGTGGCGCAACTACATCAACATCCTTGTGGGCGGCGGCGATATCGCAGCTGGAGCGGCCGCTACCGATGGCTTCGAGGCTTTGCTTGGCTTCGCACCGGGAACGTTTTTCGCAGATGGCGATGGTGTTGTTGAGACTGCGACGCAGGACAATGAGTCCTACTCTTTCTTCGGCCAGATGACCTTCCCATTGTCGGATAAAACAGACTTTACGGTCGGTCTGAACTATCTCAACGATGACAAGAACGTCACGCTCGTCCAAGAGAACAACGATGTTTTCTCGAAGCTCGATATTCGCGGCGCTGACGGGATTACCGCCTTAACCAACCTTGCCTACACAGGTGGCTTTGCCGGCCTTGGCATCCCTGCGATTTCGGCAATTCCGCCCGAAGCGGTTCCTGGCTACATTCAAACGGTAGCCGCAACGGTGGGCGCTATCGCACCAACTGATAACAACCCCTTTGTCGGTTTAGAGGCGCTGCAGTTCCTTCCTCAATTGTTGGGAGTCCCAAACCCCGCTGAGCCTGGAACCTCAAATGACAGCAAGACCACTTACACAGCGAGTCTATCGCATGCTTACAACGACAATCTAAACGTCTACCTGACCTACGGCACTGGCTTCAAAGGTACCTCTTGGAACCTTTCGAGAGATTCGCGTCCGACGGCAGGTGAGCGAGACAGTCTCGCAGCATCAGGGTTCATGCTGCCGAACAATTTAACGCTAGGTACACGACTCGCCGGACCTGAAGAGGCAACTACCATTGAACTGGGCGTTAAGTATGCGGCTGACTGGGGAACGCTTAACGCTGCAGTATTTGAGCAGAGCATCGAGGGCTTCCAGTCCAATGCATTCTTAGGCACTGGCTTCGTCTTGACTAATGCCGGTAAGCAATCCACCAAGGGTATCGAAGTCGACTTGATGGTTCGTGCGACCGAGGCGCTGACCTTGGCTGTATCAGGCACCTTCCTAGACCCGATCTACGATGACTTCACCGGCGCACAGCTCAACGGGCAGCCGGCTGACTTTACGGGTCTGACTCCCGCGGGCATCCACAAGCGTAGCATCAGCGCCGTCGCAACCTACAACTTCACGCTCAACGGCATGAACGGCTTTGTACAGGCGGACTATCAGTACGACAGCGCTGTCGACATCAACGGGGGTGGTGATATCTCGCTAAATAACCTCGCCCTCGAGGAGCGCGGTTTCCGTCAACGCGAAGTAAGCATGGTTAACGCAAGCTTTGGCTTGACTCGCGGTGACTGGGATCTGCGCGTCTGGGGTCGTAACCTCACAAACGATCAGTGGTTGATTACTTGGTTCCCCGCGGTGGCGCAAACAGGAAGCCTTACCGGCTATCCCAACCAGCCAAGAACCTACGGAGCCTCATTAAGATACAGCTTCTAA
- a CDS encoding transcriptional regulator (PFAM: Bacterial regulatory helix-turn-helix protein, lysR family; LysR substrate binding domain): protein MSRQPTLKQLKYLCALAQHQHFGNAAKACHVSQSTLSASIVELEDVLTISLVERNNRAVLLTAVGQEVVERAKAILTDVDDVVSLCEASREPFQGTIRLGVIPTIAPFILPTMLKSLRAQHPDCKLFVREDLSQALVDALQVGDLDVLLLALPFPAEHTDTLSLFEDPFYLAAMPNTRLAMTTKLRTKDLQGAEMLLLEEGHCLRDHALEACKLREKDVTVPYQATSLTTIVQMVANGIGTTLLPKMATDAGIAEGTNLVLRPFDEPDVGRQIGLMWRKKTPRKHEFGLLGAFIQECLDQI, encoded by the coding sequence ATGTCCAGACAACCCACACTCAAGCAGCTGAAATACTTATGCGCGCTTGCGCAGCATCAGCATTTCGGCAACGCAGCGAAAGCCTGCCACGTTAGCCAGAGCACGCTCAGTGCGTCGATCGTTGAGCTCGAGGATGTTTTAACAATCAGCTTAGTTGAGCGTAATAATCGAGCGGTGCTTTTAACCGCCGTGGGTCAGGAGGTAGTGGAGAGGGCGAAGGCGATTCTCACTGACGTGGACGACGTTGTCTCGCTCTGCGAGGCTTCCCGAGAGCCATTCCAAGGCACTATCCGGCTGGGTGTTATTCCCACGATTGCTCCCTTCATTTTACCAACCATGCTCAAGTCGTTAAGAGCGCAGCACCCGGACTGCAAGTTATTCGTTCGCGAGGACTTATCGCAGGCGTTGGTTGATGCACTTCAGGTCGGTGATCTCGACGTCTTACTTCTGGCGCTTCCGTTTCCAGCGGAGCATACCGATACCCTTAGTTTGTTCGAGGATCCTTTTTATCTTGCTGCAATGCCGAATACACGACTGGCGATGACCACCAAGTTGAGAACCAAAGATCTTCAAGGGGCTGAGATGCTTTTATTGGAAGAGGGGCACTGTCTGCGCGATCACGCGCTCGAGGCGTGCAAGCTAAGAGAGAAAGACGTGACGGTTCCTTATCAGGCAACGAGCCTCACCACGATCGTCCAGATGGTTGCCAATGGTATTGGCACGACGCTCCTGCCAAAAATGGCGACGGATGCGGGCATTGCTGAGGGAACCAATCTTGTACTCAGGCCGTTTGATGAGCCTGATGTGGGGCGCCAAATCGGTTTGATGTGGCGAAAAAAAACGCCCCGGAAGCACGAGTTTGGCTTGCTCGGGGCGTTTATTCAGGAGTGCCTAGATCAAATCTAG